In a genomic window of Comamonadaceae bacterium OTU4NAUVB1:
- a CDS encoding DEAD/DEAH box helicase: MTDAYQAQGDFAPVQSDEFIAPTDVVRDHEFLADSSSMTDVPAAAEEAVETAPAGPNGFVLLGLAPELVAAVADLGYTEPTTVQDKVIPLALTHSDEGEARLVDLMVSSQTGSGKTAAFLLPVLHTLLKQEAEAEAAAKAEFQRLSAEAAERGEVLPKKAKRKDPTNSRNFKAATPGALILCPTRELAQQVAHDAIDLVRHCRGLRVASVVGGMPYQLQIAKLQNANLVVATPGRLLDLQRSMQIKLDQVQFLVVDEADRMLDLGFSDDLAEVNQLTIERRQTMMFSATFAPRIQQLATRVMRQPQKVQIDSPQEKHANIKQVLFWADNITHKRKLLDHWLRDTSINQAIVFASTQVECDGLANDLQQEGFSAVALHGALSQGLRNRRLMALRQGQVQILVATDVAARGIDVPTITHVFNFGLPMKAEDYTHRIGRTGRAGRDGIAVTFAEFRDRRKIFDIEGYSRQQFKAEVIPGLEPQQRIQQSRPQGDFGGRGRDVNPRDRKFGGGGAGGAHRPGAGFGNAASNYAGASGFNDRGPRGASVSPAARGPRGTNQGAGFGGHRELNEHGGRGRPAFNEGTESRGRPAGRGNETQGLSRNASVDNAGFGGGKVFVPRDSQKRAFKPTR, translated from the coding sequence ATGACTGACGCTTATCAAGCGCAGGGCGACTTCGCGCCTGTGCAATCCGATGAATTCATCGCCCCGACCGACGTCGTCCGCGATCACGAATTCCTTGCCGACTCCTCATCCATGACCGATGTCCCGGCAGCCGCCGAAGAGGCCGTCGAGACGGCGCCCGCCGGCCCCAATGGTTTCGTTCTGCTGGGCTTGGCGCCTGAACTCGTCGCTGCTGTCGCCGACCTCGGCTACACCGAGCCGACCACCGTTCAGGACAAGGTCATTCCGCTGGCACTGACCCATTCCGACGAAGGCGAAGCGCGTCTGGTCGACCTCATGGTGTCGAGCCAGACCGGAAGCGGCAAGACCGCCGCATTCCTGCTGCCCGTGCTTCACACCCTGCTCAAGCAGGAAGCGGAAGCCGAAGCGGCCGCCAAAGCGGAATTCCAGCGGCTCTCGGCCGAAGCCGCCGAGCGTGGCGAAGTGCTTCCCAAGAAGGCCAAGCGCAAGGATCCGACCAATTCCCGCAACTTCAAGGCCGCCACGCCCGGGGCCCTGATCCTGTGCCCCACGCGCGAACTCGCCCAGCAGGTGGCACACGACGCGATCGACCTCGTGCGCCATTGCCGTGGCCTGCGTGTGGCCAGCGTGGTCGGCGGCATGCCCTACCAGTTGCAGATCGCCAAGCTGCAGAATGCCAATCTCGTGGTCGCCACGCCGGGTCGCCTGCTCGACCTGCAGCGCTCCATGCAGATCAAGCTCGATCAGGTGCAGTTCCTCGTTGTCGACGAAGCCGACCGGATGCTCGATCTGGGCTTCTCCGACGATCTGGCCGAAGTCAACCAGCTCACGATCGAGCGTCGGCAGACGATGATGTTCAGCGCCACTTTCGCGCCTCGAATCCAGCAACTCGCGACGCGCGTCATGCGCCAACCGCAAAAGGTGCAGATCGATTCGCCGCAGGAAAAGCACGCCAATATCAAGCAAGTGCTGTTCTGGGCCGACAACATCACGCACAAGCGCAAGCTGCTCGATCACTGGCTGCGTGACACATCGATCAACCAAGCGATCGTGTTCGCCAGCACTCAGGTGGAATGCGACGGTTTGGCCAACGACCTCCAGCAGGAGGGCTTCAGTGCCGTTGCGTTGCACGGCGCGCTGAGCCAAGGGCTCCGCAATCGCCGTCTGATGGCGTTGCGCCAGGGGCAGGTTCAGATACTGGTGGCGACCGACGTGGCCGCGCGTGGCATCGACGTGCCGACCATCACCCACGTCTTCAACTTCGGCTTGCCGATGAAGGCCGAGGACTACACGCACCGCATCGGGCGTACAGGTCGTGCAGGACGCGATGGCATCGCGGTGACGTTTGCCGAGTTCCGCGATCGCCGGAAGATCTTCGACATCGAAGGCTACAGCCGTCAACAGTTCAAGGCGGAAGTCATTCCAGGCCTGGAACCGCAGCAGCGCATCCAACAGTCGCGTCCTCAAGGCGACTTCGGTGGCCGTGGCCGTGACGTCAATCCACGTGATCGCAAGTTTGGTGGAGGCGGTGCAGGCGGTGCGCATCGCCCTGGGGCCGGTTTCGGCAATGCCGCCAGCAACTACGCCGGTGCGAGCGGCTTCAATGATCGCGGACCGCGCGGCGCATCGGTCTCACCCGCTGCACGGGGTCCCCGTGGAACGAATCAAGGCGCCGGCTTCGGGGGCCATCGGGAGCTCAACGAGCACGGCGGTCGCGGGCGGCCGGCGTTCAATGAAGGAACCGAATCGCGTGGACGTCCCGCTGGTCGCGGCAACGAAACCCAAGGACTTTCGCGCAATGCGTCGGTCGACAATGCCGGCTTTGGCGGCGGCAAGGTTTTCGTTCCGCGCGACTCGCAAAAGCGGGCTTTCAAGCCCACGCGCTGA
- a CDS encoding response regulator transcription factor encodes MSQQKPAAPDSQLSAIRSSGENCMRIALLDDDEAQIKQLIGALKAPFLSIDGETICSTFSSGESLRRALRTETFDVLVLDWMMPDLDGFDLLHWLRTERNDNTPVIMLSARAAERDVAAALTLGADDYIFKPFRPLEMRARISRLFERTLKSKTGPGSSFGRWDFDSATNIVKYRNVLDGKLEEVRLTEKEFKFALTLFRNLDRPVSRGHLLAAAGYSTESITRSLDIHIYRLRNKLQLEGTRDVHLRTVYGQGYRLQRSAAALLERSL; translated from the coding sequence ATGTCGCAGCAGAAACCTGCTGCCCCGGATTCGCAGTTATCGGCAATCCGCTCATCTGGTGAAAATTGCATGCGAATAGCTCTTCTTGACGACGACGAAGCCCAGATCAAGCAACTCATCGGCGCGTTGAAGGCACCGTTCCTGTCGATCGACGGTGAGACCATCTGCAGCACCTTTTCCAGCGGGGAGTCCCTGCGCCGTGCCTTGAGGACGGAAACGTTCGACGTGCTCGTGTTGGATTGGATGATGCCCGATCTCGATGGCTTCGATCTGTTGCATTGGTTGAGAACGGAGAGGAACGACAACACCCCTGTGATCATGCTGAGCGCGCGTGCCGCAGAACGCGACGTTGCCGCAGCGCTGACGTTGGGTGCTGACGATTACATCTTCAAGCCTTTTCGTCCCTTGGAAATGCGCGCCCGCATTTCACGTCTGTTCGAGCGGACGTTGAAAAGCAAGACAGGGCCCGGGTCGAGTTTCGGACGTTGGGATTTCGACAGCGCCACGAACATCGTCAAATACCGCAATGTGCTCGATGGAAAACTGGAGGAAGTTCGCCTTACCGAGAAAGAGTTTAAGTTTGCCTTGACCCTTTTCCGCAATCTTGATCGCCCCGTGTCACGAGGTCACTTGCTGGCAGCGGCCGGATACAGCACCGAATCGATCACACGTTCTCTGGATATCCACATCTACCGATTGCGGAACAAATTGCAACTCGAGGGGACACGGGATGTGCATCTGAGAACGGTCTATGGCCAGGGATACAGGTTGCAACGGAGCGCAGCCGCGCTGCTTGAGAGGAGTCTTTGA
- a CDS encoding CreA family protein — protein sequence MAVAVLTASAKAETVGEVDTVFKLIGPDHKIVVEAYDDPKVNGVTCYVSRAKTGGVSGALGFAEDKAEASIACRQVGPLLFTGPLKKREEVFSERLSIMFKRLRVVRMVDTKRNALIYLSYSDRLVEGSPQNSVTAVPVALATTIPVAEK from the coding sequence ATGGCGGTCGCCGTGCTCACGGCGTCCGCCAAGGCCGAAACCGTCGGAGAAGTGGACACCGTGTTCAAGCTCATCGGCCCCGATCACAAGATCGTCGTCGAGGCGTACGACGATCCGAAGGTGAACGGGGTGACCTGCTACGTATCGCGCGCCAAGACCGGAGGCGTCAGCGGCGCCCTGGGGTTCGCCGAAGACAAGGCGGAAGCCTCGATCGCCTGCAGACAGGTCGGCCCCTTGTTGTTCACGGGTCCGCTGAAGAAGCGCGAGGAAGTCTTCAGTGAACGACTTTCCATCATGTTCAAGCGTTTGCGCGTGGTGCGAATGGTCGACACCAAGCGCAATGCGCTGATCTACCTTTCCTACTCCGACCGACTGGTCGAAGGCTCTCCCCAGAACAGCGTGACGGCCGTGCCGGTCGCGCTTGCCACGACGATTCCCGTGGCAGAGAAGTGA
- a CDS encoding NUDIX hydrolase, whose translation MSVAGSIHPLGRNIRHCRNCGVAVIYRVPDDGDTRERAVCPACGTIHYENPINVVGTIPVLGDRVLLCKRNIEPRRGKWTLPAGFMELRETAAQGAARETDEEAGAHYEMQGLFAVMSVVHVGQVHLFYRAALLDDVFDPGHETMEVGLFAEHEIPWEEIAFRTVREALRLYFEDHRRGSFDRVHAFDIH comes from the coding sequence ATGAGCGTCGCGGGATCGATTCACCCCCTGGGCCGGAACATCCGGCACTGCCGGAATTGCGGAGTTGCCGTGATCTACCGCGTGCCAGACGACGGCGACACACGCGAACGCGCGGTGTGTCCGGCGTGCGGCACCATCCATTACGAGAATCCCATCAACGTGGTCGGCACGATTCCCGTGCTGGGTGACCGGGTGCTGCTCTGCAAGCGCAACATCGAGCCGCGTCGAGGCAAGTGGACGCTGCCGGCCGGTTTCATGGAACTGCGCGAAACCGCCGCTCAAGGTGCAGCGCGCGAGACCGACGAAGAAGCCGGCGCGCATTACGAGATGCAAGGGCTCTTCGCTGTCATGAGCGTCGTCCACGTCGGCCAAGTGCATCTGTTCTATCGGGCGGCGCTGCTCGATGACGTCTTCGACCCCGGTCACGAAACCATGGAGGTCGGCCTTTTCGCCGAACACGAGATTCCATGGGAGGAAATTGCCTTTCGCACCGTGCGTGAAGCCCTTCGTCTCTACTTCGAAGACCATCGTCGCGGCAGCTTCGATCGCGTTCACGCGTTCGACATTCACTGA
- a CDS encoding fumarylacetoacetate hydrolase family protein codes for MASEYVVPMPEVVSIPVVGQAGRFPVRRIYCVGRNYEDHAKEMGFSGREAPFFFMKPADAIVVVEEGQTGTIDYPTLTQNLHHEIELVAAIGTGGRDIAAADAHQHIFGYAVGLDMTRRDLQADMKKQGRPWDIAKGFDQSAPIGPIVPVAQAGDVEKSDIALHVNGAARQSSNVAKLIWTIAETIEHLSKAWALQPGDLIFTGTPEGVAAVVAGDRLEGSVGGLPVLKLEIV; via the coding sequence ATGGCTTCCGAGTACGTCGTTCCCATGCCCGAAGTGGTGTCCATTCCCGTGGTCGGACAAGCCGGCCGTTTTCCGGTGCGCCGCATCTATTGCGTCGGCCGCAACTACGAGGATCATGCCAAGGAGATGGGATTCTCGGGTCGCGAGGCGCCCTTCTTCTTCATGAAGCCCGCCGACGCCATCGTGGTCGTCGAGGAAGGCCAGACCGGCACCATCGACTATCCCACGCTGACCCAGAACCTCCATCACGAGATCGAGCTGGTGGCGGCCATCGGAACGGGCGGCCGCGACATCGCCGCGGCCGATGCGCACCAACACATCTTCGGCTACGCCGTGGGCCTCGACATGACGCGCCGTGACCTGCAGGCCGACATGAAGAAACAAGGCCGGCCGTGGGACATCGCCAAGGGGTTCGACCAGAGCGCGCCGATCGGTCCGATCGTGCCGGTCGCCCAGGCCGGCGACGTGGAGAAGTCCGACATCGCATTGCATGTCAATGGCGCCGCGCGCCAGTCGAGCAACGTGGCCAAGTTGATCTGGACCATCGCCGAGACGATCGAGCATCTCTCCAAGGCCTGGGCCCTGCAGCCGGGTGACCTCATCTTCACCGGCACGCCGGAGGGCGTCGCGGCGGTGGTGGCCGGCGACAGACTGGAAGGAAGCGTCGGCGGGCTGCCGGTGCTGAAGCTCGAGATCGTCTGA
- the maiA gene encoding maleylacetoacetate isomerase: MKLHNYFRSSASYRVRIALGMKGLAYEYVPVHLVRGEHLKAPFASISTDTLLPLLEVDGAQGAAAPERFSQSMAIIEYLDETHPEPPLLPSDPAGRAHVRALAQMIACDMHPVNNLRVLKYLVRELKLDDAAKTTWYRHWVREGLQAFERQLALRSPGRHCYGNAFTLADCCLVPQIFNAQRFDCDLSELPRTMAAYEAAMEIEAVQQAHPARCPDAEA, translated from the coding sequence ATGAAGCTTCACAACTACTTCCGTTCGTCCGCTTCGTACCGGGTGCGCATCGCGCTCGGAATGAAGGGCCTGGCCTACGAGTACGTGCCCGTGCACCTGGTGCGCGGCGAACACCTGAAGGCACCGTTCGCCTCCATCTCGACGGACACCCTGCTGCCGCTGCTGGAGGTCGACGGCGCACAGGGCGCTGCGGCGCCGGAGCGTTTCTCGCAATCGATGGCGATCATCGAGTACCTCGACGAGACCCATCCCGAGCCACCGCTGCTCCCGTCGGATCCGGCCGGCCGTGCGCACGTCCGCGCCCTGGCGCAGATGATCGCTTGCGACATGCATCCCGTGAACAATCTGCGGGTCCTGAAATACCTGGTGCGTGAGCTGAAGCTCGACGATGCCGCGAAGACGACGTGGTATCGCCATTGGGTGCGAGAGGGCCTGCAGGCGTTCGAGCGCCAACTGGCGTTGCGATCGCCCGGACGCCACTGCTACGGCAACGCTTTCACGCTGGCCGACTGCTGTCTGGTGCCGCAGATCTTCAACGCACAACGCTTCGACTGCGATCTCAGCGAACTGCCACGCACGATGGCCGCCTACGAGGCGGCGATGGAGATCGAAGCCGTGCAGCAGGCGCATCCCGCGCGGTGTCCCGACGCGGAAGCCTGA
- the pgeF gene encoding peptidoglycan editing factor PgeF, producing the protein MATRQPPADWIVPAWPAPRGVRALCTTRAGGVSLPPYDRFNLGVHVGDVQADVTLNRAKLRDVLGVRPVFLDQVHGVEAILLDEATPDGTRADACIATRPDIACTVMVADCLPVLFASGCGTHVAAAHAGWRGLAAGVLERTLAGMTTNDGLRPIAWLGPCIGPRAFEVGDEVRAAFESQDAASADCFRSTGATGKWWADLPMLARRRLRSAGVRSIHGNDGDDAWCTVRNPSRFFSHRRDRVTGRFAACVWIEA; encoded by the coding sequence ATGGCGACAAGGCAGCCGCCCGCGGACTGGATCGTGCCCGCATGGCCCGCCCCACGTGGCGTTCGCGCACTGTGCACCACACGCGCCGGTGGCGTGTCGCTGCCGCCCTACGACCGCTTCAATCTGGGCGTTCACGTGGGTGACGTGCAGGCGGACGTCACCCTCAACCGCGCGAAGCTGCGCGACGTCCTGGGCGTGCGTCCGGTGTTCCTGGACCAGGTTCACGGGGTGGAGGCGATCCTGCTCGACGAGGCCACGCCGGACGGCACGCGTGCGGACGCCTGCATCGCCACGCGGCCAGACATCGCCTGCACGGTCATGGTCGCGGACTGCCTGCCCGTGCTTTTCGCCAGCGGATGCGGCACGCACGTGGCAGCGGCTCACGCGGGATGGCGAGGGCTGGCCGCCGGCGTGCTCGAACGCACGCTGGCAGGAATGACGACGAACGATGGCCTGCGTCCGATCGCCTGGCTGGGTCCGTGCATCGGGCCGCGCGCGTTCGAGGTCGGAGACGAGGTGAGGGCGGCTTTCGAATCGCAGGATGCCGCGTCGGCGGACTGCTTCCGCTCCACGGGTGCGACGGGCAAGTGGTGGGCGGACCTTCCCATGCTCGCCAGGCGGCGCCTGCGATCGGCGGGCGTCCGCAGCATCCATGGCAACGACGGCGACGACGCCTGGTGCACGGTGCGCAACCCGTCACGGTTCTTTTCGCACCGGCGCGACCGGGTCACCGGGCGCTTCGCCGCCTGCGTCTGGATCGAGGCCTGA